Proteins co-encoded in one Saprospira grandis genomic window:
- a CDS encoding CHAT domain-containing protein codes for MKLLFPFVFFFLPFGLWAQVEDLQQQARQKWSLGQEKQAFFLAHKALNATKDQANSAHYNSLLLLFELHFELGHIEQARQYGALALQLNEQAGFRLGSSQLLYKQLARLEQLAGQYEAAELFLMQAQEQLPPLLGPPSLDRLQLLAQLAEVYQLKGQLMAAQRIYDKILQQKNIPLAENLQWRYAAAILAQKNKEGQKAERLFQEALALTGPTTAYQREVLMAALAQNAWKMGKNSLAKKRYEELYQNRKKNLGQDHPLTLSLAGEMAYFYESQGQLDQSETLMQLYIQNLIQEIDELAQYSSYQEFLRLQQSFAPEINRFTAWVSRHPQQKWLKCLAQLQLAAQARGQEEATAFRQALKSLRSPHLIDLKMDWAEAVEKLAHSYRLSKKKAAHRFQQAEQKAAVKALEKELKAALRQNDIPFLAQNYTLEQLQAQLDSTEMAINILHYQDHNGQAWLSDAKFAALIFSQDSLLIWQELCTEEAIASVLSHIFRLKTIKDINRSYLSIPGLSQLLDKKLWQPLRPHLADKNRLHFQLPAILQPLSFEAILQSHNERYLIEDYELHYYSSFHKLKKQPQSYVSKQAFLMGGVDFGLKPKRSPWLPWDPLPASLEEVEDLEVALYNAAWESDKLTRGSANEVHFLKLLQEKRFRLIHLATHAYFFERPKEGDEGGIFFEESSRQLSLEKQLIQEEEQALMRSGLVFAGANLSWQGPASSSMAEADGILTALDLLSLELEGCELLVLSACQTALGEMTSQEGLLGLPTAFQQAGVDYFMGSRWSVNDQVTALFMELFYEAYLAGDSPPIALRKAQLALMKKEKGRYAHPYYWAAFQLLR; via the coding sequence ATGAAATTACTCTTCCCTTTTGTTTTCTTTTTTCTCCCTTTTGGCCTTTGGGCCCAGGTAGAGGACCTACAGCAACAAGCTCGGCAAAAATGGAGTTTGGGCCAAGAAAAACAAGCTTTTTTTCTGGCCCACAAAGCCCTCAATGCCACAAAAGACCAAGCCAATTCGGCTCACTACAATAGCCTGCTGCTGCTCTTTGAACTGCATTTTGAATTGGGCCATATCGAACAAGCCCGACAGTATGGCGCTCTGGCCCTACAACTAAATGAACAAGCAGGCTTCCGCTTGGGTTCAAGCCAATTGCTCTATAAGCAGTTGGCCCGCCTAGAACAGCTCGCTGGCCAATATGAAGCCGCCGAGCTCTTTCTGATGCAGGCCCAAGAACAACTCCCGCCCTTGCTCGGCCCACCTAGCCTCGACCGCCTGCAGCTCCTAGCCCAATTGGCCGAGGTCTATCAGCTTAAAGGACAGTTGATGGCCGCTCAGCGAATTTATGACAAAATTTTGCAGCAAAAAAATATCCCCTTAGCAGAAAATCTCCAATGGCGCTATGCAGCCGCTATCTTGGCCCAAAAAAATAAGGAGGGCCAAAAGGCCGAAAGACTGTTCCAAGAGGCGCTAGCCCTTACTGGCCCCACTACCGCCTACCAAAGAGAAGTCCTAATGGCCGCCCTGGCCCAAAATGCCTGGAAAATGGGGAAAAACAGCCTGGCCAAAAAACGCTATGAAGAACTCTACCAAAATCGAAAAAAGAATTTGGGCCAGGATCATCCCCTCACGCTCAGCCTAGCCGGAGAAATGGCCTATTTCTATGAAAGTCAAGGCCAATTGGATCAAAGCGAAACCCTCATGCAGCTTTATATCCAAAACCTGATCCAAGAGATTGATGAATTGGCCCAATATAGTAGCTACCAAGAGTTTTTGCGGCTCCAACAAAGCTTCGCCCCCGAAATTAACCGCTTTACCGCTTGGGTGAGCAGACATCCCCAACAAAAATGGCTCAAATGTTTGGCCCAACTCCAATTAGCCGCCCAAGCTAGGGGCCAAGAGGAGGCCACCGCCTTTAGACAAGCCCTAAAATCCCTAAGGTCTCCCCATTTAATAGACCTCAAAATGGATTGGGCCGAAGCCGTAGAAAAGCTGGCGCATAGTTATCGCCTCAGTAAAAAAAAGGCGGCCCACCGCTTCCAACAAGCCGAACAAAAAGCAGCCGTAAAAGCATTAGAAAAAGAACTAAAGGCCGCCCTTCGCCAAAATGATATCCCCTTTTTAGCCCAAAATTATACCCTAGAACAACTACAAGCCCAATTAGATAGTACCGAAATGGCCATCAATATTTTACACTATCAAGACCATAATGGCCAAGCTTGGCTAAGCGATGCTAAGTTTGCCGCCCTGATCTTTAGCCAAGATAGTCTGCTCATTTGGCAAGAGCTCTGTACCGAAGAAGCCATAGCGTCTGTCTTATCACATATCTTTAGACTCAAAACAATAAAGGATATTAACCGCAGCTATTTGTCTATTCCCGGACTAAGCCAATTGTTAGATAAAAAGCTTTGGCAACCCCTGCGCCCACATCTAGCAGATAAAAACCGCCTGCATTTCCAATTGCCCGCCATCTTGCAGCCGCTTTCTTTTGAAGCCATTCTGCAAAGCCATAATGAACGTTACCTCATAGAAGATTATGAACTGCATTATTATAGTAGCTTTCATAAATTAAAAAAACAGCCCCAGTCTTATGTTAGCAAACAAGCCTTTTTAATGGGGGGAGTGGATTTTGGCCTCAAACCCAAACGTAGCCCCTGGCTGCCTTGGGATCCCCTGCCCGCTAGCCTAGAAGAAGTAGAGGATTTAGAAGTGGCCCTATATAATGCCGCCTGGGAAAGCGATAAATTGACCCGCGGCTCGGCCAATGAAGTACACTTTTTAAAACTGCTGCAAGAAAAGCGTTTTCGCCTGATTCATCTGGCCACTCATGCCTACTTTTTTGAACGCCCAAAAGAAGGCGATGAAGGCGGAATTTTCTTTGAAGAAAGTAGCCGACAACTTAGCCTAGAAAAACAATTGATCCAAGAGGAAGAACAAGCCCTGATGCGCTCGGGTTTGGTCTTTGCCGGGGCCAACCTGAGCTGGCAAGGCCCCGCTAGCAGCTCTATGGCCGAAGCCGACGGCATTCTCACAGCCCTTGATTTACTCAGCCTAGAGCTAGAAGGCTGCGAACTGTTGGTCCTCTCTGCCTGCCAAACCGCCCTAGGCGAAATGACTAGCCAAGAGGGCCTGCTCGGCCTGCCCACCGCTTTTCAGCAAGCGGGAGTAGACTATTTTATGGGCAGCCGCTGGAGCGTGAACGACCAAGTTACGGCCCTTTTTATGGAGCTGTTTTATGAGGCTTATCTCGCAGGAGATTCGCCCCCCATCGCTCTGCGAAAAGCCCAGTTGGCCCTGATGAAAAAAGAAAAAGGACGCTATGCCCACCCTTATTATTGGGCAGCTTTTCAGTTGTTGCGCTAG
- the gcvP gene encoding aminomethyl-transferring glycine dehydrogenase — translation MSIFQHPDRFVQRHIGPNATELQDMLKQIGLPSLEALIAETIPENIRRATPLQLPAALSESDYLAELKEIAAKNKLYKSYIGQGYYHTLTPNVILRNIFENPGWYTQYTPYQAEIAQGRLEALLNYQTMVSDLTALPVANASLLDEATAAAEAMTMFYGIKNRKNKKNPANQLLVSREIYPQTLDVLKTRAEPLGIEIAVADPERMRFKDPEIFAILLQYPNSRGEVKDLRATVERAKAAGIYVIVAADLMSLALLKAPGEWGADAVVGNTQRFGVPMGFGGPHAAYFATKEEFVRQIPGRIIGMSLDQKGQPALRMALQTREQHIRRDKATSNICTAQALLAIMASMYAVYHGPDGIRKIAENIHRHAQVLETELSRLGFQQLNKAYFDTLRIDVLEKAEQDKLRELALAQEINLFYDMGRYVQISVDESTKLTDIAQLVNLFTQLKGQKSEATAEQLAERYAAAFASPKIPEQLQRESDYLQHPVFNSYQSESQMMRYIKRLENKDLSLVHSMISLGSCTMKLNAASELIPVSWPAFSQMHPFAPLDQAEGYLQIFDELERYLSDITGFTACSLQSNSGAQGEYSGLLSIRAYHLAHGQSQRNIALIPSSAHGTNPASAVMAGMKVVVVKCDERGNIDVEDLNKKADKYKDQLSCLMVTYPSTHGVFETAIQEICQKIHDCGGLVYMDGANMNAQVGLTAPGLIGADVCHLNLHKTFAIPHGGGGPGMGPICVNDKLKPFLPKHYISDQVGGAQGTKAVAAAPWGSASILLISYGYIRMLGAQGCTDATAYAILTANYIKARLEQDYDVLYTGEKGRAAHELIIDLRKFKQLHVSAEDVAKRLIDYGFHAPTLSFPVAGTIMIEPTESEDKAELDRFCDALLQIRREIDEIASGAASTEDNVLINSPHTIHELSADEWNHSYSRSKAAYPLPFVRENKFWASVHRVNGAYGDKNLICTCPPLSSYENEAECEA, via the coding sequence ATGTCTATTTTCCAGCATCCCGATCGTTTTGTGCAGCGTCATATTGGACCAAATGCAACAGAGCTTCAAGATATGTTGAAGCAAATTGGCCTTCCGTCTTTAGAGGCCCTTATTGCGGAGACTATCCCTGAAAACATTAGAAGAGCAACGCCCTTGCAACTGCCTGCGGCCCTTTCTGAATCGGACTATTTGGCCGAGCTCAAAGAAATTGCCGCCAAAAACAAGCTATACAAAAGCTATATTGGTCAGGGCTATTATCATACGCTGACGCCCAATGTCATTTTGCGTAACATCTTTGAGAATCCGGGATGGTATACCCAATATACCCCCTATCAGGCGGAGATTGCCCAGGGGCGTTTGGAGGCTTTGCTCAACTATCAGACGATGGTCAGTGATTTGACGGCTTTGCCCGTAGCCAATGCCTCTTTATTGGATGAAGCCACTGCGGCGGCCGAGGCCATGACGATGTTTTATGGAATTAAGAATCGGAAAAACAAGAAAAATCCAGCCAATCAACTTTTGGTTAGCCGAGAAATTTATCCGCAGACCCTAGACGTACTCAAGACCAGAGCGGAGCCTTTGGGGATAGAAATTGCCGTGGCCGATCCGGAGCGCATGCGCTTTAAGGACCCTGAAATCTTTGCGATTTTGTTGCAATACCCCAACTCTAGAGGAGAAGTGAAGGACCTTCGGGCGACGGTAGAGCGGGCCAAAGCCGCGGGCATTTATGTCATTGTAGCCGCCGATTTGATGAGCCTCGCCTTATTGAAAGCCCCTGGAGAATGGGGTGCCGATGCCGTAGTGGGCAATACGCAGCGCTTTGGGGTGCCTATGGGTTTTGGTGGACCTCATGCGGCTTATTTTGCGACCAAAGAGGAGTTTGTCCGTCAGATTCCGGGCCGTATTATTGGAATGTCTTTGGACCAAAAAGGGCAGCCCGCTTTGCGGATGGCCCTACAAACCAGAGAGCAGCATATTCGCCGAGATAAGGCGACCTCTAATATCTGTACAGCTCAGGCTTTGTTGGCCATTATGGCGAGTATGTATGCCGTTTATCACGGACCTGATGGCATTCGCAAAATTGCCGAGAATATTCATCGACATGCGCAGGTTTTGGAGACAGAGTTGAGCCGTTTGGGCTTTCAGCAACTAAATAAAGCCTATTTTGATACCTTGCGAATTGATGTCTTGGAAAAGGCCGAGCAGGATAAGCTGCGGGAATTGGCTTTGGCCCAAGAAATCAACTTGTTTTATGATATGGGCCGTTATGTGCAAATTTCGGTAGACGAAAGCACAAAATTGACAGACATTGCCCAATTGGTTAATCTATTTACCCAACTCAAGGGACAAAAATCGGAGGCTACAGCCGAGCAATTGGCCGAGCGCTATGCGGCTGCTTTTGCCTCGCCTAAAATTCCTGAACAGCTTCAAAGAGAAAGCGATTATTTGCAGCATCCCGTCTTCAATAGCTATCAGTCAGAGAGCCAGATGATGCGTTATATCAAGCGCTTGGAAAATAAAGATTTGTCTTTGGTGCACTCTATGATTTCTTTGGGATCATGTACCATGAAATTGAATGCGGCCAGCGAATTGATTCCCGTTTCTTGGCCCGCCTTTAGTCAGATGCACCCTTTTGCGCCCTTAGATCAGGCGGAGGGCTATCTGCAAATCTTTGATGAATTGGAGCGTTATTTATCTGATATTACTGGATTCACGGCCTGTTCGCTACAGTCTAACTCTGGTGCGCAGGGAGAATACAGTGGTTTGCTCAGCATTCGGGCCTATCATTTGGCCCATGGGCAATCGCAGCGCAACATCGCCTTGATTCCCTCTTCGGCCCATGGCACCAACCCCGCCTCTGCGGTCATGGCTGGCATGAAGGTCGTGGTGGTAAAATGCGATGAGAGAGGCAATATTGATGTAGAGGACCTCAATAAAAAGGCCGACAAATACAAGGATCAGCTCTCTTGCCTAATGGTTACTTATCCCTCTACGCATGGGGTATTTGAGACGGCCATTCAGGAGATTTGCCAAAAGATTCACGATTGCGGCGGGCTGGTCTATATGGATGGGGCCAATATGAATGCGCAGGTGGGCCTAACGGCTCCTGGCCTCATTGGCGCCGATGTTTGCCATTTGAACTTGCACAAAACCTTTGCGATTCCGCATGGGGGTGGTGGACCTGGCATGGGCCCCATCTGCGTCAATGATAAGCTCAAGCCTTTCTTGCCCAAGCACTATATTTCTGATCAGGTAGGTGGCGCCCAAGGCACCAAAGCGGTGGCTGCAGCCCCCTGGGGATCGGCTAGTATTTTGCTCATTTCTTATGGCTACATCCGTATGTTGGGAGCGCAGGGTTGTACCGATGCCACGGCCTATGCGATTCTAACCGCCAACTACATCAAGGCCCGTTTGGAGCAAGATTATGATGTATTGTATACTGGTGAAAAAGGTCGGGCGGCCCATGAATTGATCATTGATTTGCGCAAATTTAAGCAGTTGCATGTTTCTGCAGAAGATGTGGCCAAGCGCCTCATCGATTATGGCTTTCATGCCCCTACCCTTTCCTTCCCGGTGGCTGGCACCATCATGATTGAGCCCACCGAATCGGAAGATAAGGCCGAGCTAGACCGCTTTTGCGATGCGCTCTTGCAAATCCGCCGAGAGATTGATGAAATTGCTAGCGGTGCCGCTAGTACAGAAGATAATGTCTTAATCAATTCGCCACACACCATTCACGAGCTCAGTGCTGACGAATGGAACCATAGCTACTCCAGAAGCAAAGCCGCTTATCCCCTCCCCTTTGTGCGGGAGAATAAGTTTTGGGCCTCTGTGCATCGGGTCAATGGTGCCTATGGCGACAAAAACCTGATTTGTACTTGTCCCCCGCTCAGCAGCTATGAAAATGAAGCAGAATGCGAGGCTTAA
- a CDS encoding ABC transporter ATP-binding protein produces the protein MSKQDDQAPKGRKKLKKDGLKRAFKLLAYIKPYRFAFGLSLILLMLGSSVFLVFPWAAGELLAIADPDREAAYGLTFNSIGWLLLALLLSQASFSYIRTLLITYVSEKSMADIRKDLYSQLIRQPIHFFEQRRVGELSSRATTDVQQLQDAISITLAEFIRQLIILIGGLSFIAVIAPKLTLIMLGTFPVVIIIAMVFGRYIRKLSKNRQDELAATNVILDETLSAIAVVKAFTSEWFERKRYGRSVDNVVQISLRFARVRGLFIAFIIAVLFGAIFFILWIGASMIDEADPNGFHSDDFVQFITYTALLGGSLFSLGNFYEQLVRAVGASERILDILEQDTEIAAEAPEGELRLQGNIRFEQLAFSYPSRPDIQVLKNINFELAAGEKVALVGSSGAGKSTIVQLLLRYYQQQQGKILIDGQDISGYNLSQLRQNMAIVPQEVMMFGGTIRENIAYGKLSASEEELIEAAKKANAWEFIQQFPEGLDTIVGERGITLSGGQRQRIAIARAILKDPKILLLDEATSALDAESERLVQDALNTLMQGRSSIIIAHRLATIREVDRIYVLEHGEIIEQGNHQELSQKEDGVYQQLAKLQFEH, from the coding sequence ATGTCTAAACAAGATGATCAGGCCCCAAAAGGGCGAAAAAAACTCAAAAAAGATGGGCTCAAGCGAGCCTTCAAACTACTTGCTTATATCAAGCCCTACCGTTTTGCTTTTGGGCTTTCGCTCATTTTGCTCATGCTGGGTAGCTCTGTCTTTTTGGTTTTCCCTTGGGCTGCTGGAGAGCTACTCGCCATTGCCGACCCCGACCGAGAGGCCGCCTATGGCCTCACCTTTAATAGTATTGGTTGGTTGCTTTTGGCCTTGCTGCTTTCTCAGGCTAGCTTTTCCTATATCCGCACCCTGCTCATTACCTATGTGAGTGAAAAATCGATGGCCGATATTCGGAAAGACCTATACAGCCAATTGATTCGGCAGCCTATCCACTTTTTTGAGCAGCGCCGAGTGGGCGAGCTATCTAGCCGGGCCACCACCGATGTACAACAACTACAGGATGCCATCTCGATTACCTTGGCCGAATTTATTCGGCAGCTGATTATCTTGATTGGCGGCTTGAGTTTTATTGCCGTTATTGCCCCCAAGCTGACCTTAATTATGCTAGGGACCTTTCCGGTGGTCATTATCATTGCGATGGTCTTTGGTCGATACATTCGCAAACTGTCTAAAAACCGCCAAGATGAATTGGCCGCGACCAATGTGATTTTAGACGAAACGCTTTCAGCCATTGCGGTGGTCAAGGCCTTTACCTCTGAATGGTTTGAGCGGAAGCGCTACGGCCGTTCGGTAGATAATGTGGTGCAGATTTCCCTGCGTTTTGCTCGAGTTCGGGGACTTTTCATTGCCTTTATTATTGCGGTCCTTTTTGGGGCTATCTTCTTCATTCTTTGGATTGGAGCCAGCATGATTGACGAGGCAGACCCCAACGGATTTCACTCTGATGACTTTGTCCAGTTTATTACCTATACGGCTCTTTTGGGTGGTTCGCTCTTTAGTTTGGGGAACTTCTACGAGCAGTTGGTGCGGGCCGTGGGGGCCTCGGAGCGCATTCTAGATATTTTGGAGCAAGATACCGAGATAGCCGCTGAGGCGCCAGAGGGCGAGCTTCGACTTCAGGGAAATATCCGCTTTGAGCAGCTGGCTTTTAGCTATCCTTCTCGGCCTGATATTCAGGTGCTCAAAAATATCAACTTTGAGTTGGCCGCAGGCGAAAAAGTGGCCCTAGTGGGCAGTTCTGGGGCTGGAAAATCGACTATTGTGCAGCTTTTGCTGCGCTACTACCAACAACAGCAAGGAAAAATCCTGATTGATGGCCAAGATATTAGTGGCTATAATTTGAGCCAATTGCGTCAGAACATGGCCATTGTGCCTCAGGAAGTAATGATGTTTGGCGGAACAATTCGAGAAAATATTGCCTACGGAAAGCTAAGCGCCAGCGAGGAAGAGCTCATTGAAGCGGCCAAAAAAGCCAATGCTTGGGAGTTCATCCAGCAGTTTCCAGAGGGCTTAGATACTATTGTGGGCGAAAGGGGGATCACGCTTTCGGGCGGACAGCGCCAACGGATTGCCATTGCTCGGGCCATTCTCAAGGACCCCAAAATTTTGCTTTTGGATGAGGCCACCTCGGCCCTAGATGCCGAATCTGAGCGGCTGGTCCAGGATGCCCTCAACACCCTCATGCAGGGCCGCAGCTCAATCATTATTGCCCACCGCTTGGCCACTATTCGAGAGGTGGACCGCATTTATGTGTTAGAACATGGCGAGATCATTGAGCAGGGGAACCACCAAGAGCTCAGCCAAAAAGAAGATGGGGTTTATCAACAGCTGGCCAAGTTACAGTTTGAGCATTAA
- a CDS encoding DUF1573 domain-containing protein, protein MRFQQMKLLLLCLLLSTLGSSLMAQSKKELLARIEKLEQESLNQLRMLEQQAGLQEALNNSIARQDSMMARLLALESLTKKMNRELLLKEEKIAALEQAIPRPKMEFVQTVYDFGELEAGQKVEFEFEFQNTGNMPLQIFSAQGSCGCVVPEYPKKALETAERGKIKVVFNSKGKKGLQRKTITLKTNLPQEKVELLILADVKAPKE, encoded by the coding sequence ATGAGATTTCAGCAAATGAAACTGCTTCTGCTTTGTCTACTGCTTAGTACTCTGGGCAGCAGCCTAATGGCCCAATCGAAAAAAGAGTTATTGGCCCGAATTGAAAAGCTAGAACAAGAGAGCCTGAACCAACTGCGGATGTTGGAGCAACAGGCCGGCCTACAAGAGGCCCTAAACAACAGCATTGCCCGCCAAGACTCTATGATGGCTAGGCTGTTGGCCCTAGAGAGCTTGACGAAAAAGATGAATCGGGAGCTGCTCTTGAAAGAAGAGAAAATTGCGGCCTTGGAGCAGGCGATTCCCCGCCCAAAAATGGAATTTGTACAAACAGTCTATGATTTTGGCGAGCTAGAAGCGGGGCAAAAAGTAGAATTTGAATTTGAGTTTCAGAATACGGGCAATATGCCCCTGCAAATTTTTAGTGCCCAAGGGAGCTGTGGTTGTGTGGTGCCCGAATATCCCAAAAAGGCCTTAGAAACGGCCGAAAGAGGCAAAATTAAGGTCGTATTCAATAGCAAAGGCAAAAAAGGCCTGCAGCGAAAAACCATTACGCTCAAAACAAATCTGCCTCAAGAAAAGGTAGAGCTATTGATTTTGGCGGATGTAAAAGCGCCTAAGGAGTAA
- a CDS encoding T9SS type A sorting domain-containing protein, with amino-acid sequence MPPPTIGGAGCQGCHRAPEFDIDPATNNNGIIATADGTGTDLTNTRAPSLRDILNPQGQLNGPLMHNGNINNLQQLINHYNAVPQNPNNSNLDARLSGPRGQLNLTQTEKDALAAFLATLSGSNVYTDPKWSDPFVGGLSIIQSTAVAQMENALELRPYPNPSSNLVQLDLPEGPCQISIYNMAGQLMQRQESESAQIQLNISDLPAGSYLLEVRQWLKGRRGLSRIQKI; translated from the coding sequence TTGCCCCCCCCCACTATTGGCGGAGCGGGCTGCCAAGGTTGCCACCGTGCCCCAGAATTTGATATTGACCCAGCAACCAACAACAACGGCATCATTGCTACCGCAGATGGTACGGGCACAGATCTGACGAATACCCGGGCGCCTTCTTTGCGAGATATTCTCAATCCTCAGGGGCAGCTCAATGGGCCCTTGATGCACAATGGGAACATCAACAACCTTCAGCAGCTGATCAATCATTATAATGCGGTTCCTCAAAACCCCAACAATAGCAACCTAGATGCTCGTTTGTCTGGTCCTAGGGGACAGCTAAACTTAACGCAGACCGAAAAAGATGCCCTAGCCGCCTTTTTGGCTACCCTTTCTGGCAGTAATGTCTATACCGACCCCAAATGGTCCGATCCCTTTGTTGGGGGCCTAAGCATTATTCAGTCTACGGCAGTGGCCCAGATGGAAAATGCCCTAGAGCTACGCCCCTACCCCAACCCAAGCAGCAATTTGGTCCAGCTAGACTTGCCCGAGGGCCCCTGCCAAATCAGCATTTATAATATGGCGGGGCAGCTTATGCAGCGGCAAGAGAGCGAATCGGCCCAAATCCAGCTTAACATTTCGGATTTGCCAGCGGGCTCCTACCTCCTAGAGGTTCGTCAGTGGCTAAAAGGTCGCCGTGGCCTTAGTCGAATACAAAAAATCTAA
- a CDS encoding cytochrome-c peroxidase, which translates to MSGQAIHYTHFIPQPFTPQLMRLSFVFAAALMALVLGASTIDLDQLDNYANQSVPAYIQLDNLPAGQQMSDAVATLGRVLFYDKALSANSTISCGSCHKQAFAFSDTAKQSLGLDGGLTGRHSMRLINARFAEEVKFFWDERALSLAEQTTQPIQDHIEMGFSGSNGQPDLDSLIRRLSALPRYQQLFTFVYGDTIVTEARMQEALSQFVRSIQSFDSRFDQGLAQANGNINQNFGNFTAQENQGKQLFLAPPHYWRSGLPRLPPCPRI; encoded by the coding sequence ATGAGTGGACAAGCTATCCATTATACTCATTTTATTCCCCAACCCTTTACTCCACAACTTATGCGATTATCCTTTGTTTTTGCAGCGGCCTTAATGGCCTTGGTGCTTGGCGCTAGCACTATTGACTTAGACCAGCTAGATAACTACGCCAACCAAAGCGTTCCCGCTTATATTCAGCTGGACAATTTGCCCGCAGGCCAACAGATGAGTGATGCGGTGGCTACTTTAGGCCGTGTTTTATTTTATGATAAGGCACTCTCGGCCAACAGCACAATTTCTTGTGGGAGCTGCCACAAGCAGGCATTCGCCTTTAGCGATACGGCCAAACAATCTTTAGGCTTAGATGGCGGGCTCACGGGCCGCCACTCCATGCGCCTGATCAATGCCCGCTTTGCCGAGGAGGTAAAGTTCTTTTGGGATGAACGTGCCCTGAGCTTAGCCGAGCAGACCACACAACCCATTCAGGATCATATAGAGATGGGTTTTTCGGGCAGCAATGGACAGCCTGATTTAGATTCTCTTATTCGCCGCCTTAGTGCACTCCCTCGCTACCAACAACTCTTTACCTTTGTTTATGGCGACACCATTGTTACAGAGGCGCGTATGCAAGAGGCCCTCTCTCAGTTTGTGCGCTCTATCCAATCTTTTGATAGCCGTTTTGACCAAGGTTTGGCCCAAGCCAATGGCAACATCAATCAGAACTTTGGTAATTTTACGGCCCAAGAAAACCAAGGAAAACAGCTCTTTCTTGCCCCCCCCCACTATTGGCGGAGCGGGCTGCCAAGGTTGCCACCGTGCCCCAGAATTTGA
- a CDS encoding cupin-like domain-containing protein, with protein sequence MELKAIDRISATEEAFRPYYEQQIPCVFTDFTAQWKMRDWDYDFLEKVAGDDLVKVYSNAYKNGQALDVQTKEDLEIPFRDFLVYLRENKPSEYRLFLFDIFKEHPELIEHIEQPSIGVHFLNYRFCFFGGPESATRMHYDIDYSNVFLSQFLGRKDILLFDRSQGENLYQIPLTTHSLIDFSRLEEYEEEDYPNLQQLKGYKLSLYPGETLFMPSGYWHYIAYPESSFSVALRSMSSKWMDVLHGANNVFVSRNIQRAISFSPRMKRMMDDYKKQLIRKRYENIPIEF encoded by the coding sequence ATGGAGCTCAAAGCAATTGACCGGATTTCTGCGACAGAAGAAGCCTTTCGACCCTATTATGAGCAGCAGATTCCCTGTGTATTTACAGATTTTACGGCCCAATGGAAAATGAGAGATTGGGACTATGATTTTTTAGAGAAAGTAGCGGGAGATGATCTCGTGAAAGTGTATAGTAATGCCTATAAGAATGGCCAAGCCTTGGATGTGCAAACTAAAGAGGACTTGGAGATTCCATTTAGGGATTTCTTGGTTTACCTAAGAGAGAATAAGCCGAGTGAATATCGACTTTTTTTGTTTGACATTTTTAAGGAGCATCCAGAGCTGATTGAGCATATTGAGCAGCCTTCAATTGGGGTACACTTCTTAAACTATCGCTTTTGTTTTTTTGGTGGTCCAGAAAGTGCCACTCGTATGCATTACGATATTGATTATTCGAATGTCTTTTTGTCACAGTTTTTAGGGCGGAAAGATATTTTACTTTTTGATCGTTCTCAGGGGGAGAACCTCTATCAGATACCTTTGACTACACATTCTTTAATTGATTTTTCTCGTTTGGAGGAGTATGAGGAGGAGGATTACCCCAATCTTCAGCAATTGAAGGGCTATAAACTGAGTCTTTATCCTGGAGAGACCTTATTTATGCCTTCTGGTTATTGGCATTATATTGCTTATCCGGAGAGTAGTTTTTCGGTTGCTCTGCGGTCTATGTCGAGTAAATGGATGGATGTTTTGCATGGGGCCAACAATGTATTTGTGAGTCGGAACATTCAGCGGGCGATATCTTTTAGCCCAAGGATGAAGCGGATGATGGATGATTATAAAAAGCAGCTCATCAGAAAGCGATACGAGAACATTCCGATAGAGTTTTAG